CTTGAGACCCAAACCACCATAGGGTACGGTTACCGGTGTGTGACAGAAGAATGCTCTGTGGCCGTGCTGACAGTGATCCTTCAGTCCATCTTAAGTTGCATCATAAACACCTTCATTATTGGAGCAGCCTTGGCAAAGATGGCAACTGCCCGGAAGAGAGCCCAGACTATCCGCTTCAGCTATTTTGCCCTCATCGGTATGAGAGACGGGAAGCTTTGCCTCATGTGGCGCATAGGTGATTTCCGACCAAACCATGTGGTAGAGGGAACAGTGAGAGCCCAACTTCTACGTTACTCAGAAGACAGCGAAGGGCGGATGACCATGACTTTTAAAGATCTCAAACTTGTCAATGACCAGATCATCCTGGTAACCCCGGTTACTATTGTCCATGAGATTGACCACGAGAGTCCTCTGTATGCCCTTGACCGCAAGGCAGTGGCCAAAGATAATTTCGAGATTTTAGTGACATTTATCTACACTGGGGATTCTACTGGGACATCCCACCAGTCTAGAAGTTCCTACGTCCCCAGGGAAATTCTCTGGGGCCATCGGTTTAATGACGTATTGGAAGTGAAGAGAAAGTACTATAAAGTGAACTGCTTGCAGTTTGAAGGAAGCGTGGAAGTCTATGCCCCCTTTTGCAGTGCCAAACAGTTGGACTGGAAAGACCAACAGCTCACCAACTTGGAGAAAACATCCCCTGCCCGAGGGTCGTGCACCTCAGACACCAATGTCAGGAGGCGGTCGTTCAGCGCGGTTGCCATTGTGAGCAGCTGTGAGAACCCAGAGGAGACCACCGCTTCCCCACCTGATGAGTGCAAGGAAGTCCCGTATCAGAAGGCTCTCCTGACTTTAAATAGAATCTCCATGGAATCCCAGATGTAGCCCTCCTCTTCAGCCCCTTACCCGAAGGCACAAAATTGTAGTAAGCatgatttttaaacaaaatgttagATCTGCCCTTTGCAGCAAGAGTAGACAGTAGAGCAGGTTAAAATTGGTAAGTGATCATCTAAAAATTCCATAGCTTTCCAATATTAAAATTTGGCATTGGTAGCAAACTTTGTATTGGGGAAGCTATAAGAAGCTTAATTGATTACAATTAATCTCATTATTGCATACACTTGTGTCTTCTCTTGAACATGGAATATTTAGGAGTGGGAGAAAAGAGAGGCTGCTAGaatagattaaaaatagagaggtaaatattttcatttataaattaattatgcAACGAGAGCTTATAATAATATCTCATAACCTAAGTGCAACAAATAAGACATGtctcagtaaaaacaaacaaaaaaattaaatgtaagtaAAATGAAGTGTGGTTTGAGGTACCATATTTGCCTTTCATTGGTATCAGAAGACAGAGTCGTGGCTTTAAGAAACTAATAATGCCACCAAGTCAAAGATTTCTTTCAGTGAGACTTGCCTAAAATGTTATTGGTAAGTGCTAGAACCTAACCATGTGGCAGAAGAAATGGAGACATCATTATTTAGAGaagtatttttctcttaaataccTTGGTTCAACCAAACAAATGGGGACCAGAAGTGAGGCAGTGGCCTTTCCCTCTGCTCCTTGGAGAAGTCTGTGCTCATATCCCCCGCTGCTCTCAAGCTTTTGTGAAGAGGCATCACAGAGTTGGCTGCAGCAGCGAGGCAGTTGTATGTATCCTCAGACCTGAGAGAATAAATGTTGTTGGCTCCTGGTCCTGAGAGGCTACATGTAGGCAGAGAGGAGTTAAAAGAGCCAGAACTTTTCCTAAAGACAGCGAGGCAGTGTATGTGGCGACTTGAGTTGCAGGCATGAACAGTTTTGTGAAACAATGCAATGAAGTTGATTTGATTGTGTATTAGAGGGATAAACCAAATATTATGGAAATGATTACATTTTAGGTCAAAAGATGAATGTGTATTCTGTTATCATGTTAAGGGATTAAGTTAATTCCTGATTCCTTTCAGCATGAACCCAGTCTCAGACACTGTAAGCTTTATAAACGGAAGAATTATTAGCTATGGCTTGGCATGATTTGTGAATTTTTTCCACTGTTTCTGAGCTAGGAATGAGTATATGATGTAGCTGCTGtttaatttaaacacacacacacacaaacaccacacttACTTAAACTTAATTTCAAAAGTAGACTGAACTGAATCATGCAGTCGAAGATTACCAAGCTAAATAAAGCAAACAGGTATTGAagggctttctttcttcttctgtaattttctttttttctccttctcccattctttctttgtttcttcccgTTATCCAGGATCAATGCAGAATACTGTGTACCTTTGCAAATACACATGTGTAAATAAATCTTTCATCCCTAATATCTTATAAATAAGATAACCTGTTCAAGGGGCAAGCTAAAAACTCTCCTGAAACTGAATATCTGGGATGAAAGTCATGTTTAACCTTTACTCCTTTATGAATGGAGAATCCATTAGTTAAACCATACAATATAGCCATGTgtttacaaatacacacactctcacacacacacaatttgattTGTTAATAGCAATTACTTGTATAAATTAGAATATTTCCATTTCCAAGCCTAAAAATCATCACCACCGTAACAGTGCTTTCCCCACCAATTTGAATTTGCTTCTCTGGAAGGCAGGTGCATTTCACTGCACTGTGTTTCCTTTGTGCTGTCCTCCCATGATGCCTGCCATTGAAACAGGGGATCATTGATGTCTGATTAAATACAATCTATCGCACTACGTGTTCACACAGAGTGGAATGTATGGTCAGCATTCCTGTGTCCCACGCATCTCTGATCATCTATGCAGATTTATAGCATGCTTTGAAACCTCCAATGACTTCCTTAACAATAAAGATGATAGAGTAATGCGAAACACTGTGTTTATTCCTCTGTTCCCTGTAGTGTAGACTCTACTGCTTGAAAATGAGAATGTTGCTTCACATAATGGGTTTTTAACAGCATGTGGAGCAGCTACATGTGAAGTGACAGTTGCTTTTATACACAGCACAGATCAGCTCTGTTCAAAATGTATTTCTGGTTTTAAATGCACTGTCGTTGATGATAAATGAGGCAAGTTGAATATTTTTTATgctgtatctctctctctaaaCATGAAATTATTCATCAGAGTTAATTAGATAGAAAACAAATTGTGGCATCAAGTCTCTGCCCAATGGGTACTGTGGTCTGTGTGTAAGAGGagcaaatgaagaaagagaaaaagagagagttgggggcagagggagagggagcagaagaggcagaagagaaTGTGCCCTTATTTCACAGCTTCATCAAGCTCTGTCAAGAGTGGTCCACAGATGTGCTTAGTCTCCATGACAAAGTGGTGAGGTGGGTATTTAACACATGCTCAGTTCTGTGTTTCTTCCTCACCAATAAATTTCTAATCAGGACAGCAGTGTGCTCAGGTGAAAACATGCAACAATGCTTCCCAGTTTCTTTCATCTGGGGGtggagtgtggggtgggggtattAAATATCACCATTCTGGCTCATGCATTATCAGTGCAGGTCTCTTGGTGTGATTTTTACAAAAGTGCTTTTATAGAGGTGGACTTAGCAGGCATATATCCTTTCACTCTCCCTTGTGACTCTCTTTCTCACGTAGATTTCAGGGTCGATAGCTGTTGGCTTTGCAGTCATGTTGTACAAAGACAAATGAAGCACATCTCCCTCAAGACATAATGACAGGACAGGAGGTATTGTACCCTCcaaatgcatctctctctctctctctctgtctctacacacacacacacacacacacacacacacacacacacacacacacacacatcattttaccccacatttctttctctcttttcagatCCCTCCAACATATCCCTGCAAAGTTTATGCCCTCTTGTTTTTAGCCATTGAGTCCAGTGACTGCTGCCTatatatgattgtgtgtgtgaccGTCCACTGGAGAATGGGCACCCACCAGAGGCTACATTCctaaagaaaatggactctcccTGTAGCTATCAAC
This Peromyscus maniculatus bairdii isolate BWxNUB_F1_BW_parent chromosome 8, HU_Pman_BW_mat_3.1, whole genome shotgun sequence DNA region includes the following protein-coding sequences:
- the Kcnj16 gene encoding inward rectifier potassium channel 16 is translated as MSYYGSSYRIVNVDSKYPGYPPEHAIAEKRRARRRLLHKDGSCNVYFKHIFGEWGSYMVDIFTTLVDTKWRHMFVIFSLSYILSWLIFGSIFWLIAFHHGDLLNDPGITPCVDNVHSFTAAFLFSLETQTTIGYGYRCVTEECSVAVLTVILQSILSCIINTFIIGAALAKMATARKRAQTIRFSYFALIGMRDGKLCLMWRIGDFRPNHVVEGTVRAQLLRYSEDSEGRMTMTFKDLKLVNDQIILVTPVTIVHEIDHESPLYALDRKAVAKDNFEILVTFIYTGDSTGTSHQSRSSYVPREILWGHRFNDVLEVKRKYYKVNCLQFEGSVEVYAPFCSAKQLDWKDQQLTNLEKTSPARGSCTSDTNVRRRSFSAVAIVSSCENPEETTASPPDECKEVPYQKALLTLNRISMESQM